The genomic stretch AATGTCCGGTTAAAGGACGATAAGAAATTCCCCTATCTCAAAATCACCATTAAAGAACAATACCCGAGAATCTATCCTACGAGAAACTTAAAACCAGATGGTTCAATCCTATTTGGTCCTTATACCTCAGCCCGTTCCTTAAAGACCGCCTTAAAGGCGGTAAAGAAGGTATTTAAAATTAGGACCTGTGCCAAGAAGATTCCTTCCGGAGAGAGACCTTGCCTCAACTACCAATTGCACCGCTGTTTGGCACCCTGCCAGGGAAATATCCCAGAAGATTTTTATCGGGAAAGGACCGAAGAGGTGATTGCCTTTTTGACCGGGAAATCGGACCGCTTGGAAAAGGAGATTGAGAAGAAGATGTGGGAGGCAGCGGAAAAGGAAAATTTTGAAAGGGCACAGGTTTTGCGCGACCAGTTATTTGCCTTACGGGAGATAAGAAAGAATCAGACCGTTGTCAGCAAAGATAGAAAGCGTAGGGATTTTATCGGCATCGCCCAGGAAGGAGAAACTGCCTGTGCGGTCATCTTTAAGGTCTCAGAAGGGAAATTGGCGGATAAAGAAGAATACATCTTTACCCTTCCCAAAGAGACTCCAAAAGAAGAGATTATTGAAACTATCCTCCGCTCCACTTATACCCATACCTATGATTTACCATCAGAGATTATCATCCCTTTTCCTATCCCCGAACCTCAGACCTTCCAAGCATTTATCTTAGAAAAGCGGGGGAGATTGATTAAAATTAAGGTAGCAAAAAAGGGGGAAAATAGAAAATTATTGAAGTTAGCCGAAGAGAATGCCTTAATTAAGTTAAAAGAATCTTTACCGAAGAAGCGAATTCCTCATCCCAATCAGGAATTGGCAAAATACTTAAATTTGCCCAAAATCCCTTTGCGCATTGAAGGGGTTGATATCTCAAATATCTCAGGAAAATATGCGACCGGCTCTATCGTTGTCTTTTTGGGTAATGAGCCAAAGAAGGATGAATATCGGAAGTTTCGGATTAAGACCCTCTCTTCTCCCAATGACTACGGAATGATGGAAGAGGTATTGAGAAGAAGGGTGAAGAGATTAGTTGAAGAGAAGAAACCCCTCCCGGATTTAGTTTTAGTTGATGGTGGCAAGGGACAATTGGGAGTGGCAAAGAAGGTCTATTCAGAAATTGATAAAGAAATTCCGGTTTTAGCCTTTGCCAAAAGGACTGATACCTTATACCTTCCTGACGGTCGGGAGGTTTCCATTCCGGCTTATTCTCCAGCCTTAAAACTCTTAAAGAGAATTCGGGATGCCGCCCATAACTTTGCCATTACCTATCATAAAAAATTAAGAAGCAAGGCGGTTAAGAAATCAATCTTGGACGAAATCCCCGGAATTGGAGAGAAGAGAAAGAAAGAACTCTTACTCTATTTTGGTAGTATAGAAAGGTTAAAGAGTGCAAGTATTGAAGATATTAAAAAGGTAAAGGGAATTGGCAAAACCTTCGCCGCAAAAATCTACGAGTATTTACACCGCTAAAAATATTAGGGATTTTTCTTTTCCTCATAATCCCAGATTAATGAGAGGAGGCGGCTTAAGGTTGATTTCAGTTCCTTTCTTGGCACAATCAGGTCAACAAAACCCTTCTCCAAGAGAAATTCTGCCTTCTGGAAACCTTCGGGTAGTTTCTCCTTTATCGTCTCGGCAATCACCCTCGGTCCGGTAAAACCGAGCATCGCCCCAGGCTCAGCGATAATTATATCGCCCAAAGAGGCAAAGGATGCCATCACCCCGGCATAGCAGGGGTTGACCAAAATTGAGATGTAAGGGATTCTCGCCTTATGGAGAAGGGTCAAATGAATTGCCGTATTTGCCATCTGCACCAAGGAGAACATCCCCTCCTGCATCCGGGCACCACCAGAAGTGGCAACAATAATTAAAGGTAGTCTCTCCTCCAAAGCCAATTTTATAGAACGGCAAACCTTCTCACCCACCACTACCCCCATACTTCCACCCATAAAATTAAAATCCATCGCCCCAAAAACTACTTCCTTATTATTAATCTTCCCTTTGGTATAGATATAACCTTCTTTCAGTCCAGACTTCTCTTCCGCCTCCACCAACTTCTCTTTATATTTCGGGAAGGTAAGGGGGTCAGAAGAAGTTAAGTTTGGGGAGAGGTCGGAATAAGTTAGGGGATTATCAAGGATGATGGAGAAATACTGTTTGGCACTAATCCGGAAATGATAGGCACAACGGGGACAGACATAAAAGTTTCTCTCAATCGTCTTTTTATAATGAATCTCCTTACAACTTTCACATCTCAACCAGAGGCCATCAGGATAGTCTAATTTGGTAGTCTTCATTCTTTAATTATTTGACCGGTGAAGATATAAATCTCGGTTCTCTTATCCTTCCAGGCCGATGGCTCAAGGCCGGCTTTCAAACAGGTGTGATTCAAAAATTGCTCCCGGTTCCAATTATTCTCAGTTGCCACTTGGGGCAAGAGAAGCCCAGAATAGAAACCCTTCCGGATATAAATCCCGTGTTTGCCAACAATAATCTCCTTCACATCGGAGATTCTTCTTAGGGGGGAGAGGACCGTAATCTCAATCTCAATGTCTTTCAACTCCTCAGGCCGCACCGGAGGAAATCTTGGGTCTTCGGTTGCGGAGTTAATCGTCATTGTTTTTACCGCCTTATATAATGGCTCCACCCCTTGGATATAACCGATGCAACCCCTCAAATCCCCTTTCTTTTTTAAGGTGACAAAGACCCCCCTCTTCTCTTTTAATTTTTCACTAAAAGGACTAAATTCTGGAACCTTCTCTCCTTTAATATATTTCTCCAAAGTCGTCCGGGCAATTTTTAATAACTCTTTACCATCTTCGGCGCTCAAATCTTTCTCCTCTTCCTCTTGGTAAAAGATAAAGGAGGCATAGCCAACACAATAACCACCCTTTATTCCCATCACCTCATTAGAATTGGTCCTTTTCAAGAGTTTTGCCTCTCTTATCCCCAATTCTTTAAGGGTCAAAAGGAGAGAGACCACCGGAAAACCACCGCAAGCCTGCGCCTCCTCAGAAATAAGGGCATCGTATAAACCCTTGGGGTCAAACCTCTCAATATAACCAATGGTTATCTTATCCCGGGCAAGACATTCCTCATAAGAATAGCCATGATAGAGGTCGGTTGAAGCCAAAAGTAAAACATTCTTATCCTTTATGATTTTTGCCAAATTTTTGGCAAAGGTCTCACACTCCTGCCAACTGGGGAAAAGCATCATAATCGGGAGAATCTTAAAATTCCTTAAAACCGTCTGCAAAAATGGGATCTGCACCTCTAAGGAATGTTCCCGGCTGTGAGCCGAAGGCATATCCTTGGCTAAGGGTATCTTCTCCATTATCTCCCTTGCCAAAGCCTCATCAATTTCCACTTCGCCCAGAGGGGTTTGCCATTTCCCCTGAGCATAAAGGGCAAAACCAGAAAAATTAGCCCCGTGGGAAGGACCAAGAAGGATTACCGTCTGATAGTCCCGCCCGGTAATTGCCTTATAGGCATAAGCGGCAACCTCTCCAGAATAATCGTAGCCAGCGTGGGGGACTAAAATTCCCCAAATCTTCCCTTCCCCTACTGGTGGTTGCGCCCGGTTGAGAAGGGAAGTAACCTTTTCTTTTAACTCCCCAAAATCCCCGGGATAAAACTGTCCCGCCACACAAGGTCTGCGCATCCTACCCTCCTTAGCACAGAATAGATACGGCACTAATAAGGCAAAGAAAAAGAGAAAAGAAGAGGTCTTCTTCTTTTGCCTTATTATCTGTGCCATTAGGAATCAAATACGCTCATCCCTTCAAAATTTTTTCTAAATGATTTTTCGCCTCCTTTAAGTCGGGGTTCAATTCTAAGGCACGGCGATACATCTCTTGCGCCTTATCCTTCTCATTTTTCATCTCAAAAATTAATCCCAGGGTATAAAGGACCCGGGCATCCAGTTTAATCGCCAGTGCCTTTTCTAATAACTTCTGTGCCTCATCGTAATTATTATTGAGGAAATAGAATTCCCCCTCCTCTAAAAGTTCACAAAAATATTCTTCTTTTGGTTTTTCCTCATCCTTCTTTTTCATAACTTACTCACCCTCTCTAAATCCTCATATTTACCCAAAAGGACCAAGATATCATTCTCCAAAACTTCATCATCCGCTCCCGGACCAATTATCACCTCCTCCTTAAAATCGGGCACCCCATTTTCGCTAAAAAATACCTTCTTTCTCCGGATGGCAATAACCGAAACCCGGTAATCCCGGCGGAGGTGGATATCTCGTAAGGGGCGGTTCCAAAACTCCTTTGGCGCCACCACTTCAACCACTGAATATTCGGGCGAGACCTCAATGATATCAAAGATCCGGGGGGAGGTGAAAGAACTGGCTAACCGGAGGGCGGTATCCTTCTCCGGATTGATAATCTTCGTCGCCCCTAACTTTTCTAAGATCTTGCCGTGGATAGGAATTATCTCCTTCACGATTATCTCCTTCACCCCCAGTTCTTTCAAAAGCATTGTGATTAAGATGGAAGAAGAGATATTCTGACCGACCGAGACGATAGCGCAGTCCACATCCCCAATTCCGGCATCCCTTAAAGCCTTTTCGTCGGTCGCATCCATCACAAAGGCTCCAGCCGCACTCTCAGCGAATTCGTTAATCTTTTCTTCGTTCTGGTCAATGATAATCACCTCAAAGCCCTTCTCAATTAAAGCCCTCGCAATCTGGGAACCAAACCTTCCCAGACCGATCACCGCAAAGGTCTTTGGCATATATTAAAGGTTAACGGAAAAGGGGATAAAGTCAAGTTGACTTTAATCTGATTTTTATTATTATATCTTATGTTTGCGATAGTAATCTTCCTTTGGGCAAGTGCTGGGTTTGAGTGGCTCGCCTTACCAACCAATGCCCGGGAGGCCGCCTTGGCTTATTCCGCTTTGCCTTCCCCCTTTTTCCCCGGCTTTATCTCCAATCCTGCCGGTAGCGCCGGTGACCTAATAAATATCAACTATACCAATTACCTGGCAGGCATCCAATATGGTTCGCTCTCTTACCTTAAATCTTCCTACGGCGGAAATCTCTCTTATTTCACTAGCGGGCAGATAAAAAAGATGTCCGAAACGGGTGAGAGTTTAGGTTATTTCTCACTATCTTCTTTCCTTTTAACCCTGACCGCTGCCAAAAAGGTTCTACCGCTCATTTCCATAGGCAGTAATCTCAAACTCCTTTATACCACCTGCGACACCTTCCATGTGACCGGCATCGGCTTTGACCTCGGAGGAATTCTTTCTCCTCCTCGGGCAAAACTTGGCTTTCTATTAAAAAATTTGGGCTTTGCCTTCAACCCATTCTCTCAGGAAAAGGATAAATTCCCCTTAACCATCCGCCTTGATGGTAGTTATCTCATCTTTAATAATCTGGAAATCTCTTCGGGATTAGAAAAATTTTCCACCTATCCCATCACCTTTAACCTTGGCTTGGAAGGCAATATCAAAGACCTCCTCTTTTTGCGGGCGAGTTATTCCTCATTAAAGAACGACTTAAAAATTAGCGGCAGCGATCTCTTAGCCAATTTTGCCTTTGGTCTCTCCTTAAAAAAATCACCCCTCCGTCTTGATTACTCCTTCTCTCCTTTTCCCAATTTAGGTAATACCCACTTCTTCTCTTTGACCTTTACCCGCTGATTTTTGCTAATGAAGAAGACCTTTGTTAAAGATCTAAAAAAGGATGAGGAGGTAGAGGATATCTTCTTCATCTTGAGCCGAAGCGAAAGGAAGACAAAAGAAGATAAACCTTTTCTCCATTTCCGCCTTCAGGATAAGACCGGCATTATTGGCGGTCGGGTATTTGAAGGGATTGAGCGTTACGCCGAAATCAAAGAGAAGACCTTTGCCTTAGTGAAAGGAAAAGTTGATGAATACCGAGATGAGTTAGGAATTATCATCAGGGAATTGAAACCGGTGGAGAAAGGAGAAATCAACCAGGAGGATTTTTTAAGAAAAAGCGAAAAGGATTTGGACCAGATGCTAAAGGAGTTGAAGGATTACTTCCCGACGATTGACCATCCTTTCCTTCGGCAGTTGTTAGAATCTTTCTTCTCCGATAGCGCCTTTTCGGAAAAGTTCAAATTGGCACCCGCGGCCAAGATGGCACATCAGGCTTATCTCGGGGGACTTTTAGAACACACCTTATCCGTAGTGAAAATCTGTTGGGCGGTAAGGGAAATCTACGCCACCGAACTAAACCTTCCCCTTCTTTTAACCGGTGCCATCCTCCACGATATCGGTAAGATTAGGGAATACGAATTTGATATTACCGTTGACATCTCAACCGAGGGGAGGTTAATTGGCCATATCATCCTGGGCTATGAGATGGTGAAAGAGAGGATAGAGAAAATTGAAGACTTCCCCGAAGAGTTAAAAAATAAACTTTTACATCTCATCCTCTCCTCCCACGGCGAGATTGATTATGGTTCTCCGGTGAAGCCCAAAATCCCTGAGGCAATCTTTCTTTACCACATTGATAACCTTGATGCCAAAATGGCGATGGTTCAGGATTTGAAAGAAGAGACGAAAAAAGAAGGAAAAGATTGGAGCAAATACCATCACTTATTAGAGACCCATATCTATTTTGGCTAAAGAGATTCCCTTTGAGCGTTTCCGGCGCCTCGCAGAAAAGTTAGGCTTAAAAATTGACGAATCCGCCCAAGAGAAATTTAAGACCTACCATTCCTTACTCTTAGAATGGGGAGGAAAGATAAACCTCTACTCCCAAAATGACCGGCAACGGCTCCTCTCCTACCACTTCTTAGATTCAATTTTACCCTTAAAACTTCTCCCCGAAGAGAAAGGGCTTCTATTAGCCGATATCGGTTCGGGTGCTGGTTTTCCGGCAATCCCAATTAAAATTATGCGACCGGACCTAAAACTCCTCCTCTTTGAAGCGAGGAAGAAAAAAGCGCTATTCCTCTTTTATGTGATAAAAACCATTAACCTTTCCGATACCACCGTGATTGATAGAAGGGTTGAAGATTGGGAAGGAGAGAAATTTGATATCGCTACGATTCGCCTTTTGGGTGATATCAAAGATACTATCCCCTTAATTGCCCCCCACCTAAAAGAGAAAGCGCAAATTTTCTTCTATAAAGGTAGCCAGTGGGAAAAAGAGTTAAAAGAGGGAGAAAGGGTTCTCAAAAAGTTTAACCTCTCTCTTTTAGAAACTCATACCTTCCACCTCTCCCACCTAAAACTAACCCGCCGGATTCTAATCTTGCAAAAGTAAAATCTACCCAAACTGGACCTTTTTGAAGAATAAAAAATTTTAACCAGGGGACAATTTCTAAATTTTTCCTTATTCCCTTTGTTAGCATTAAAAATAAGTAAATAAGTAACCGAAAATTAGTGATAAAAGAGCTACTAAGGAAATATAAATAATAAACACCTTTAAGCCAAATTCTTTTTTTATTAGGAGCATTGTCCCATAGCTTGTAATCGGACCCGTCATTAATAGCACCATACCGGCACCGATATTTAAACCTTGGTATAAAAAAACAGCTACCAGGGGAACAGAGGCGGTGGCACAGATATACATTAATAAACCAAAGATTATAGCAAATGGATAGCTATAAGGACCGCTCAGATACTTCTTAATTAAGATTCCAATCGGGGAAACAGTTGCGACAATCACTGCTAAGATTATCCCAATTATCAATTCCAATCCAATCTCTTTTGGTAAGTCAATAAAACTATATGTTAAAATAGAAATTAGTTTCTTTTTAAAACCTGTTTGGTGATGCATACGAAGAAGATAGGAAGCTTTTTCTTCGCACATCGGACAAAGATCGTTTTCGCCCCCTATCTTCTTTTCTACCTTTAAGAGATTACCAATAACTCCAATAATAATCCCCATAAGAATCACTGATAAACATAAATAAATCGTAAATTTTAGTCCAAGAAGTTGATAAGTTATTAAGATAGAGGAAATTGAGGTGGCAGGCGTTGTCACCAAAAATGCTAAAATTGAACCCAAAGGCATCCCTTTCTTCTTAAAACCAACTGCTACTGGTAAAGAGCCAAAACAACATAGAGGTAAAATAATCCCTATTAGAGATACCCTTAATAAGGTCCAGAAGTCCTTTTCCCCAAGATACTTATTTACTAAATTTTGAGGAATTAATTCATAAATAATTCCGCTTAATAAAAAACCTAATAAAAGGGAGGGAATGATCTCAAGGCCATACTGCTTTAAATTAAATAAAAATATTGAAATCATATCATCTTCCCGTCTCTTAGAATTATCTTCCTAACATTAAATTTGCTTATCAATTCCCAATTGTGAGTAACGACAATTAAAGTATATCCTTCTTTTGAAAGAGTTTCAAAGATTTTAAAGATATTGAACGCATTTTCCGAATCTAAATTTCCGGTTGGTTCATCAGCAAAGATGATTAAAGGTTCAATAATTAACGCCCGGGCGATTGCCACTCTTTGCATCTCTCCGCCACTTAATTGAGAAGGACGATGTTTTAGGCGGTGAATTAAAGAAAGTTTCTCGGTAATTTCATTGATCTTTTCTCGGTTAATTTTTTTCTTATTAAAATGAAAGGGTAAAATAATATTCTCATAAATAGTGAGATTAGGAAAAAGGAGAAAATTTTGAAAAATAAATCCAACATATTTACTTCTAATTTTTTGTAATTCCTTTTCTTTCATTAAAGAAATATCTTTATTTAAAAAGATTATTCTGCCACTGGTTGGTTTATCAAATCCACTCAATAGGTTTAATAAAGTTGTCTTTCCGGAGCCAGAAGGTCCCAGGACGCCAATAAGTTCTCCTTTTTTTATTGTCAAATCAATATCTTTTAAAGCCCATACCCTCTCTTCTCCTCTTAAATAAATTTTGTTTAATTTTTCCGTTTTGAGAATAATTTCATTATTCATCGCTACTCCTAATCGTTTCCATTGGTCTTAGACTGATTGCCTTTAAAATTGGATAGATACTCGCCAGAATAGCAATTGTTAAAGAATAAAGAAAGATGGTAGCAGCAATTTTCCAATCAAAATTAAATTCAATCTTTTTGGGGGAATGGGTAACAATTCCTTTGATAAAGGTTTCAATAAATTTGTTTCCGCTAATAGTTAAAACTATTCCTAAAAGAGCACCAAGAATTATTAATATTAAGGTTTCTAAAAAAAGTAATTTTATTATATCCCAGTTATTTGCACCAACCACTTTTAACAAACCAATTTCTCTCCTTCTTTCAAATACCGAAATTAACATTGTATTAATTACTCCTAAACTACTAATAAATAATGCTAAAATAATAATTGTAAAAATTAAAGAATTAGCTTGACCAATAAGGTTTAAAATGGTTCCCAAAACTTGCGTCATTGTCACAATTTGTAAATCTGGGATTTCTTCCAACTTTTTTATCACCCCATCGATCTTTTCTAAATCTTTTACTTTAATCCCGATCGCAGTTATTAGGTTCTCTTTGTTAAATATTCTTTGAACTTCTTTTAATGGCAGAAAATAAGAACCGTCATCTTGGCCACCGGTATATTCCAAAATGCCAACCACTTGGTAAACTTTATCAATCTTCCTAAAATAGATTTCGTCGCCAACAGCCAGTTTTTCTTGAAAAGCAACATCGCTTCCAACAATTATCTTGTCATTTTCGTTATTTTCAAAGAATCTTCCTTTAACCCTCCAATATTTTTTCACTTTTTGAAAACTTTCAATATCAACACCGTAAATAATGCTTATTCGGTCATCTTCCACCATTTGGGCAAGAAAAATTGGTGTAGCAATCTCTATCTCCGGTATCTTTTTAACAACCTCTAAATCTTCTTCTTTTAAATATTTAGGAATTATACCTCCGTGAACAATTAAAGAGGCTGCTTCGTAGGGGCAACCTTTGGGCACCGCTAACATATGAACGCCGAGGAGGTCAAGTTCCTTAAATAAAGAATTTTTGTATCCCTGATTGAAAGTTAATAAAGAAAAAAGTAAAAAAATAGCAATAGCGATACCGAAAATTGTGAGCAAAGTTCTTATTTTTCTTCTTAAAAGATTTTTAATAATCAAAATAAGCATATTATTTAAATTTTACCCCCTTACCGATAATTACCGGTTCGCCATTTTTTATTTCCAGTTTACCATAGACAATTACTTCTTTACCAATTCTCTGGGGGATAGCAAATTGAGAAGGCGCCAAATCCACATAGATTTGGCCAGTTTCGTCTTTAATAAAAAGCCAGCAACCGCTCCCACATTCGGCAACAATTTTACCGGTAATTAAAATATCTTTATTTTGATATTCTTTTGGCGAATTAAGTATCTCTTTAATCGGAATGGGCGAAAGGTTTTGGGGTATTTCTTTCCCGTATCTATCTTTCACTTTACAAGAAAGTAATAAAGTAATAATTAAAGGTATTAATTTCTTCATTTTTCCTCCCCTAAAATTTTATAAATAATTAACATCTTTTTCACGGAAAAAGCGATCGCCTTTGATGCCTTTTCAGCCTCTTTTATGGGTTTAATTGTTTTATTTATTTCAAGGGTATCTTGAAAACTTTTACCAATAAATTGGTTTAAAAAATTTTCACTTCGCAATTCTTTACTTTTTATCTCCCGGTCCCTTTGGATTAAAACTTTTTGAACTCTATTTAAAGTATCCAAACCAATAACTACTTCAATTGCTCCGTATTGCCCTTTTTCCGTATGGGTAAGAACTGTGCCAATTCTTTTTTTACCCAGAAAAATTTGATAAAAAGTGAATTCCGTCTCATCGGGATCTAATTCCTTATTAATAAATTTCTCAATTTTTTCTTTTTCTTTCTTATCATATCTTCTGATAATACTTTTATAACCTGTTGCCTTAGGGAAAATTTTTTTAATATCCTTATCCGGATTACGCCAGACACAAACACCAGCAAAAAGGATTTCGGTTGTTAGTAAAAATAAAGATACCTTTTTCATATTTTAAAATTCCCTTGGATTATCGGTCTAAATTCCTCTTTTAGCAAATAATTAACTCCTAATTTTAACTCTAAAAATTTCCAATTTTTTGTTAATTCCAAATTAAAATTATTCTTCTCCCAATACTTATAACCAAGTTTTGTTTCTAATTCCCAAATCGGAATAAAAGTGATTATTAAAAATACCCCCTTCGCTTTATTTAAAGCATAAACCAATTCACTTTTGAAATCAAAAATGAGATAAATAAAGTTGAGATCCAAGGCGATGAACTTCTCTTTCTCCTTTAAGAAAGTAACCCCTAATTTGCCTCTTTCTTTATCTAAGCCCAACCTCAAAGTAAAAATTGGATCTCTTAATTCCCAATCTTTAAAGGAATAATTAAAATCAAAAAGAAAATCTTCTATGTAACCCGAAAAAGAAGTGCCAATGTTTTTCTTATAACCTAAGGCATCTTCATATAAGGGTTGAAAAAGAATAAAATGAGTATCATAATATTTTAAAAGAGAAAAGGGAATATCAAATCGACCCATCTGCAAATTTAAATTTCCCATCGGACTTTTCAAGTAAAAATA from candidate division WOR-3 bacterium encodes the following:
- the uvrC gene encoding excinuclease ABC subunit UvrC, whose protein sequence is MDLAEKIKEAPTQPGVYIFKDKQGKAIYIGKARNLRERLKSYLSPPLSPRLETIQRKAYDLDFIVTDSEVSALVLEDNLIKINKPRYNVRLKDDKKFPYLKITIKEQYPRIYPTRNLKPDGSILFGPYTSARSLKTALKAVKKVFKIRTCAKKIPSGERPCLNYQLHRCLAPCQGNIPEDFYRERTEEVIAFLTGKSDRLEKEIEKKMWEAAEKENFERAQVLRDQLFALREIRKNQTVVSKDRKRRDFIGIAQEGETACAVIFKVSEGKLADKEEYIFTLPKETPKEEIIETILRSTYTHTYDLPSEIIIPFPIPEPQTFQAFILEKRGRLIKIKVAKKGENRKLLKLAEENALIKLKESLPKKRIPHPNQELAKYLNLPKIPLRIEGVDISNISGKYATGSIVVFLGNEPKKDEYRKFRIKTLSSPNDYGMMEEVLRRRVKRLVEEKKPLPDLVLVDGGKGQLGVAKKVYSEIDKEIPVLAFAKRTDTLYLPDGREVSIPAYSPALKLLKRIRDAAHNFAITYHKKLRSKAVKKSILDEIPGIGEKRKKELLLYFGSIERLKSASIEDIKKVKGIGKTFAAKIYEYLHR
- the accD gene encoding acetyl-CoA carboxylase, carboxyltransferase subunit beta, coding for MKTTKLDYPDGLWLRCESCKEIHYKKTIERNFYVCPRCAYHFRISAKQYFSIILDNPLTYSDLSPNLTSSDPLTFPKYKEKLVEAEEKSGLKEGYIYTKGKINNKEVVFGAMDFNFMGGSMGVVVGEKVCRSIKLALEERLPLIIVATSGGARMQEGMFSLVQMANTAIHLTLLHKARIPYISILVNPCYAGVMASFASLGDIIIAEPGAMLGFTGPRVIAETIKEKLPEGFQKAEFLLEKGFVDLIVPRKELKSTLSRLLSLIWDYEEKKNP
- the amrB gene encoding AmmeMemoRadiSam system protein B, giving the protein MAQIIRQKKKTSSFLFFFALLVPYLFCAKEGRMRRPCVAGQFYPGDFGELKEKVTSLLNRAQPPVGEGKIWGILVPHAGYDYSGEVAAYAYKAITGRDYQTVILLGPSHGANFSGFALYAQGKWQTPLGEVEIDEALAREIMEKIPLAKDMPSAHSREHSLEVQIPFLQTVLRNFKILPIMMLFPSWQECETFAKNLAKIIKDKNVLLLASTDLYHGYSYEECLARDKITIGYIERFDPKGLYDALISEEAQACGGFPVVSLLLTLKELGIREAKLLKRTNSNEVMGIKGGYCVGYASFIFYQEEEEKDLSAEDGKELLKIARTTLEKYIKGEKVPEFSPFSEKLKEKRGVFVTLKKKGDLRGCIGYIQGVEPLYKAVKTMTINSATEDPRFPPVRPEELKDIEIEITVLSPLRRISDVKEIIVGKHGIYIRKGFYSGLLLPQVATENNWNREQFLNHTCLKAGLEPSAWKDKRTEIYIFTGQIIKE
- a CDS encoding tetratricopeptide repeat protein, with protein sequence MKKKDEEKPKEEYFCELLEEGEFYFLNNNYDEAQKLLEKALAIKLDARVLYTLGLIFEMKNEKDKAQEMYRRALELNPDLKEAKNHLEKILKG
- a CDS encoding TrkA family potassium uptake protein, producing the protein MPKTFAVIGLGRFGSQIARALIEKGFEVIIIDQNEEKINEFAESAAGAFVMDATDEKALRDAGIGDVDCAIVSVGQNISSSILITMLLKELGVKEIIVKEIIPIHGKILEKLGATKIINPEKDTALRLASSFTSPRIFDIIEVSPEYSVVEVVAPKEFWNRPLRDIHLRRDYRVSVIAIRRKKVFFSENGVPDFKEEVIIGPGADDEVLENDILVLLGKYEDLERVSKL
- a CDS encoding HD domain-containing protein translates to MKKTFVKDLKKDEEVEDIFFILSRSERKTKEDKPFLHFRLQDKTGIIGGRVFEGIERYAEIKEKTFALVKGKVDEYRDELGIIIRELKPVEKGEINQEDFLRKSEKDLDQMLKELKDYFPTIDHPFLRQLLESFFSDSAFSEKFKLAPAAKMAHQAYLGGLLEHTLSVVKICWAVREIYATELNLPLLLTGAILHDIGKIREYEFDITVDISTEGRLIGHIILGYEMVKERIEKIEDFPEELKNKLLHLILSSHGEIDYGSPVKPKIPEAIFLYHIDNLDAKMAMVQDLKEETKKEGKDWSKYHHLLETHIYFG
- the rsmG gene encoding 16S rRNA (guanine(527)-N(7))-methyltransferase RsmG, with protein sequence MAKEIPFERFRRLAEKLGLKIDESAQEKFKTYHSLLLEWGGKINLYSQNDRQRLLSYHFLDSILPLKLLPEEKGLLLADIGSGAGFPAIPIKIMRPDLKLLLFEARKKKALFLFYVIKTINLSDTTVIDRRVEDWEGEKFDIATIRLLGDIKDTIPLIAPHLKEKAQIFFYKGSQWEKELKEGERVLKKFNLSLLETHTFHLSHLKLTRRILILQK
- a CDS encoding permease, translated to MISIFLFNLKQYGLEIIPSLLLGFLLSGIIYELIPQNLVNKYLGEKDFWTLLRVSLIGIILPLCCFGSLPVAVGFKKKGMPLGSILAFLVTTPATSISSILITYQLLGLKFTIYLCLSVILMGIIIGVIGNLLKVEKKIGGENDLCPMCEEKASYLLRMHHQTGFKKKLISILTYSFIDLPKEIGLELIIGIILAVIVATVSPIGILIKKYLSGPYSYPFAIIFGLLMYICATASVPLVAVFLYQGLNIGAGMVLLMTGPITSYGTMLLIKKEFGLKVFIIYISLVALLSLIFGYLFTYF
- a CDS encoding ABC transporter ATP-binding protein — protein: MNNEIILKTEKLNKIYLRGEERVWALKDIDLTIKKGELIGVLGPSGSGKTTLLNLLSGFDKPTSGRIIFLNKDISLMKEKELQKIRSKYVGFIFQNFLLFPNLTIYENIILPFHFNKKKINREKINEITEKLSLIHRLKHRPSQLSGGEMQRVAIARALIIEPLIIFADEPTGNLDSENAFNIFKIFETLSKEGYTLIVVTHNWELISKFNVRKIILRDGKMI
- a CDS encoding FtsX-like permease family protein encodes the protein MLILIIKNLLRRKIRTLLTIFGIAIAIFLLFSLLTFNQGYKNSLFKELDLLGVHMLAVPKGCPYEAASLIVHGGIIPKYLKEEDLEVVKKIPEIEIATPIFLAQMVEDDRISIIYGVDIESFQKVKKYWRVKGRFFENNENDKIIVGSDVAFQEKLAVGDEIYFRKIDKVYQVVGILEYTGGQDDGSYFLPLKEVQRIFNKENLITAIGIKVKDLEKIDGVIKKLEEIPDLQIVTMTQVLGTILNLIGQANSLIFTIIILALFISSLGVINTMLISVFERRREIGLLKVVGANNWDIIKLLFLETLILIILGALLGIVLTISGNKFIETFIKGIVTHSPKKIEFNFDWKIAATIFLYSLTIAILASIYPILKAISLRPMETIRSSDE